In the Streptomyces sp. f51 genome, one interval contains:
- a CDS encoding MFS transporter: MIGASVSFFLLLSVVPAYATASGAGPATGALMLSTVLGELAGPRLVGRYGCRAVLAVGLALLGAPALVLTLSHSLVWIVAVCLVRGLGFALTLVAGGALTASLIPAGRRGEGLALVGVVSGVPSLVALPLGVWLAGRVGFTPVALAAGVAALAAVASVPALPGRERASEKPVGMVAALRTGALARPAAVFATTALATGIIVTFLPLAVPATAAGVVAAALFVQPAASTAARWAAGRYGDRHGPAGLVVPGLLLSAAGVLLTAFTGNAVAVLAGVAVFGAGFGIAQNATLTLMYARVPVSGYGTVSALWNLAYDGGMGVGALGFGVLAAPMGYAAAFAVTGALMPLALVPALRDRSAPAVHEG; encoded by the coding sequence ATGATCGGCGCCTCGGTCAGCTTCTTCCTGCTGCTGTCGGTCGTCCCCGCCTACGCCACGGCGTCGGGGGCGGGCCCGGCCACGGGGGCCCTGATGCTGTCCACCGTGCTCGGCGAGCTGGCCGGTCCCCGTCTGGTCGGGCGGTACGGCTGCCGGGCCGTGCTGGCCGTCGGACTCGCGCTGCTCGGAGCGCCCGCGCTCGTCCTGACCCTCTCGCACTCCCTGGTGTGGATCGTGGCGGTGTGCCTGGTCCGCGGCCTCGGCTTCGCTCTCACGCTGGTGGCCGGCGGCGCGCTGACCGCCTCGCTGATCCCGGCCGGGCGTCGGGGCGAGGGGCTGGCGCTGGTGGGCGTGGTCTCCGGCGTGCCGTCCCTGGTCGCGCTGCCTCTGGGCGTGTGGCTGGCGGGGCGGGTGGGCTTCACCCCGGTCGCCCTCGCGGCGGGCGTGGCCGCGCTGGCCGCCGTCGCCTCGGTGCCGGCCCTGCCCGGCCGGGAGCGGGCGTCGGAGAAGCCGGTCGGGATGGTGGCGGCGCTGCGCACCGGCGCCCTGGCCCGGCCCGCGGCCGTCTTCGCGACCACGGCCCTGGCGACCGGGATCATCGTCACCTTCCTGCCGCTGGCGGTTCCCGCGACCGCCGCCGGGGTCGTGGCGGCGGCCCTGTTCGTCCAGCCCGCCGCGTCGACCGCGGCCCGGTGGGCGGCGGGCCGGTACGGCGACCGGCACGGACCCGCGGGTCTGGTGGTGCCGGGCCTGCTCCTGTCCGCCGCCGGGGTGCTGCTCACCGCGTTCACCGGGAACGCGGTCGCCGTCCTGGCCGGGGTGGCCGTGTTCGGGGCCGGTTTCGGCATCGCCCAGAACGCCACCCTGACCCTGATGTACGCCCGCGTCCCCGTCTCGGGATACGGCACGGTCAGCGCGCTGTGGAACCTCGCCTACGACGGCGGCATGGGCGTGGGCGCGCTCGGCTTCGGCGTCCTGGCGGCACCGATGGGCTACGCGGCGGCGTTCGCGGTCACCGGCGCCCTGATGCCGCTGGCACTGGTCCCGGCCCTGCGGGACCGGTCCGCCCCGGCCGTCCACGAGGGGTGA
- a CDS encoding PLP-dependent aminotransferase family protein has translation MPPQWAGLSPELLLSLDRDSGEPLRAQLERQLRDAIRTGRLGAGERLPSSRALAGELGLSRGLVQDCYAQLQSEGYLVTRVGSATRVAAGAHVPPAPASRDRTVPRLIADFRHGVPDLGSFPLADWLWATREAARAMPTADLDYGDPRGSSALREVVAGYLRRVRAAAADPERTVVCSGYAQGLGLTLRCLALAGVRVVAYEDPGGPATASAAAAAAGLRAVPVPVDEDGVDVGALDATGARAVIVTPAHQWPTGVVLAPGRRIALIEWAMRRDAYVIEDDYDAEFRYDREPVGALQGLAADRVVSIGTVSKSLAPALRIGWLLCPPALTAPLTEAKRLADRGSPALDQLALAKLIESGRHDRHLRRMRTRYAARRAALVGALAEHAPEVRLTGLAAGFHAVLHLPPAADERSLVLAARERAVGLYGMGPCRSDGSTTPPRLVLGFGDVGERAIAEGVAAVADLLTGRIR, from the coding sequence ATGCCTCCGCAGTGGGCCGGTCTGTCACCCGAACTGCTGCTGTCCCTCGACCGGGACAGCGGCGAGCCGCTGCGCGCCCAGCTGGAGCGGCAGCTGCGCGACGCGATCCGCACGGGCCGGCTCGGCGCAGGGGAGCGGCTCCCCTCCTCCCGCGCACTCGCCGGCGAACTCGGTCTTTCGCGCGGTCTCGTCCAGGACTGCTACGCCCAACTCCAGTCGGAGGGCTACCTGGTGACCCGCGTCGGCTCCGCCACCCGGGTCGCCGCGGGAGCGCACGTGCCGCCCGCGCCCGCCTCCCGGGACCGGACCGTACCGCGTCTGATCGCCGACTTCCGGCACGGCGTACCGGACTTGGGGAGCTTCCCGCTGGCCGACTGGCTCTGGGCGACCCGCGAGGCGGCCCGCGCGATGCCGACGGCGGATCTCGACTACGGCGACCCGCGCGGGAGTTCGGCGCTGCGCGAGGTGGTGGCCGGATATCTGCGCCGGGTGCGGGCGGCCGCGGCCGACCCCGAGCGGACCGTCGTCTGCTCCGGCTACGCCCAGGGGCTCGGACTGACCCTGCGCTGCCTCGCGCTCGCCGGGGTGCGGGTGGTGGCGTACGAGGATCCGGGCGGCCCCGCCACCGCGTCGGCCGCCGCCGCTGCCGCGGGCCTGAGGGCCGTGCCCGTACCGGTCGACGAGGACGGCGTCGACGTGGGCGCGCTCGACGCGACCGGGGCCCGCGCCGTCATCGTCACCCCGGCCCACCAGTGGCCCACCGGAGTCGTCCTCGCCCCCGGACGCCGGATCGCCCTGATCGAGTGGGCGATGCGCAGGGACGCGTACGTGATCGAGGACGACTACGACGCCGAGTTCCGCTACGACCGGGAGCCGGTCGGTGCCCTTCAGGGGCTGGCCGCCGACCGGGTCGTCTCGATCGGCACCGTCAGCAAGTCGCTCGCCCCGGCGTTGCGCATCGGCTGGCTGCTCTGCCCGCCCGCGCTCACCGCCCCGCTGACCGAGGCCAAGCGGCTGGCCGACCGCGGCTCCCCGGCCCTGGACCAGCTGGCCCTCGCGAAGCTGATCGAGTCCGGGCGCCACGACCGCCATCTGCGCAGGATGCGCACGCGCTACGCGGCCCGGCGCGCCGCCCTGGTCGGTGCCCTGGCCGAGCACGCCCCCGAGGTCCGGCTCACCGGGCTGGCCGCCGGATTCCACGCGGTCCTGCATCTGCCGCCGGCCGCCGACGAGCGTTCCCTCGTCCTCGCGGCCCGGGAGCGTGCCGTCGGCCTGTACGGCATGGGCCCGTGCCGCTCGGACGGGTCGACGACACCGCCCCGGCTGGTGCTCGGCTTCGGCGACGTGGGGGAGCGCGCGATCGCCGAGGGAGTGGCGGCCGTCGCCGACCTGCTGACCGGCAGGATCCGCTAG
- a CDS encoding helix-turn-helix domain-containing protein, with protein MRENTGVSGEHRGDYQELVDEISALLGVPATLENRDFELIAFGAYDSEGDLDPSALDPVRTRSILTRRSTTAVRTWFEGFGITRATGPVRIPPTPEAGVYRGRICLPARHRGVVLGYVWLLEDDPGPTDAQLAGAMEVASRIGALLADEAQAGADLTRELRAVLTAERGWQLDMAVAELRTALGPRGEGLHTVVCVAPWPSADPDDAPSARTVPGATALCTIPWGTSAQSLALLVRLRSPDVLAPALTAAGRFVREAAGVRGAGRGGGTGTVSPGATASPGATASPVGTAAAGVAGPREGLGELGAAWREAAAAARAVLAEPRLGPVAEWGAIGPFRLLTALPPDVAHDPAVTALLGTAHRELARTAEVFLDRAGQAGRTAAELGIHRQTLYYRLSRVEQLTGLDLDDGEDRLLLHMALKGARL; from the coding sequence ATGCGCGAGAATACCGGGGTGAGCGGTGAACACAGAGGCGACTACCAAGAGCTGGTCGACGAGATCTCGGCACTCCTCGGCGTCCCGGCCACGCTGGAGAACCGCGATTTCGAGCTGATCGCCTTCGGCGCGTACGACAGCGAGGGCGACCTCGACCCGTCCGCCCTGGACCCCGTCCGCACCCGCTCGATCCTCACGCGGCGTTCCACCACCGCCGTCCGCACCTGGTTCGAGGGCTTCGGCATCACCCGCGCGACCGGCCCGGTCCGCATCCCGCCGACCCCGGAGGCCGGGGTCTACCGCGGCCGGATCTGTCTGCCGGCACGCCATCGGGGCGTCGTCCTCGGCTACGTCTGGCTGCTGGAGGACGACCCGGGCCCCACCGACGCCCAGCTGGCCGGGGCCATGGAGGTGGCCTCCCGCATCGGCGCGCTGCTCGCGGACGAGGCCCAGGCCGGGGCGGACCTCACCCGGGAGCTGCGGGCCGTCCTGACCGCCGAGCGGGGCTGGCAGCTGGACATGGCGGTAGCCGAGCTGCGGACGGCGCTCGGCCCGCGCGGCGAGGGACTGCACACGGTGGTGTGCGTGGCGCCGTGGCCCTCGGCCGACCCGGACGACGCCCCTTCCGCCCGCACGGTGCCGGGGGCGACCGCTCTGTGCACCATCCCGTGGGGCACCAGTGCCCAGAGCCTGGCCCTGCTGGTCCGGCTGCGCTCGCCGGACGTCCTGGCTCCCGCGCTCACCGCGGCCGGGCGCTTCGTGCGGGAGGCCGCGGGCGTCCGCGGCGCGGGCCGGGGCGGCGGTACGGGAACGGTCTCCCCCGGAGCAACGGCCTCCCCCGGCGCAACGGCCTCCCCGGTCGGGACGGCCGCCGCCGGGGTCGCCGGGCCCCGCGAGGGACTCGGGGAGCTGGGGGCCGCCTGGCGCGAGGCCGCCGCGGCCGCCCGCGCGGTGCTGGCCGAGCCACGACTCGGTCCCGTCGCCGAGTGGGGGGCGATCGGTCCCTTCCGGCTCCTGACGGCCCTGCCGCCGGACGTGGCCCACGATCCGGCCGTGACCGCCCTGTTGGGCACCGCCCACCGCGAACTGGCGCGCACGGCCGAGGTGTTCCTCGACCGCGCGGGCCAGGCAGGGCGCACGGCGGCCGAGTTGGGCATCCACCGGCAGACGCTCTACTACCGCCTGTCCCGGGTGGAGCAGCTCACCGGCCTGGACCTGGACGACGGCGAGGACAGGCTGCTGCTGCACATGGCGCTGAAGGGCGCCCGCCTCTAG
- a CDS encoding proline dehydrogenase family protein has translation MLGPVILAASRSDKMRRLISAAPVTKPVVDRFIPGETVDQVVPIIKDLTGKGLEVTMDVVGEDITTPEQSYAARDAYLELIGRLEELGLGTKAEMSVKLSMFGQALEGGHELALANVRPVVEAAAAIGTTVTLDAEDHTTLDSMFAIHEELRKDFPQTGCVIQAYLFRTEADARRLAESGSRVRLVKGAYKEPAEVAYQQKAETDKAYVRILKILMEGEGYPMIGSHDPRLISIAQELARTAGRKLDEYEFQMLYGIRSDEHVRLAAEGHRMRVYTAYGTDWYGYFMRRLAEKPANLLFFARSILTKG, from the coding sequence GTGCTGGGTCCCGTGATTCTCGCCGCCTCGCGCAGCGACAAGATGCGCCGTCTGATCTCGGCCGCCCCGGTGACCAAGCCGGTCGTCGACAGGTTCATCCCCGGCGAGACCGTCGACCAGGTCGTCCCGATCATCAAGGACCTCACGGGCAAGGGCCTGGAGGTCACGATGGACGTCGTGGGCGAGGACATCACGACCCCCGAGCAGTCGTACGCCGCCCGTGACGCGTACCTGGAGCTGATCGGCCGCCTCGAGGAACTGGGCCTCGGCACGAAGGCCGAGATGTCGGTCAAGCTGTCGATGTTCGGACAGGCCCTGGAGGGCGGCCACGAGCTGGCCCTGGCCAACGTCCGCCCGGTCGTCGAGGCCGCCGCCGCGATCGGCACCACCGTCACGCTGGACGCCGAGGACCACACCACCCTCGACTCGATGTTCGCGATCCACGAGGAGCTGCGGAAGGACTTCCCGCAGACCGGCTGTGTGATCCAGGCCTACCTCTTCCGCACCGAGGCCGACGCCCGCCGCCTCGCCGAGAGCGGCAGCCGCGTCCGTCTGGTGAAGGGCGCCTACAAGGAGCCCGCCGAGGTCGCGTACCAGCAGAAGGCGGAGACCGACAAGGCGTACGTCCGCATCCTGAAGATCCTGATGGAGGGCGAGGGCTACCCGATGATCGGGTCCCACGACCCGCGCCTCATCTCGATCGCGCAGGAGCTGGCGCGGACCGCCGGGCGCAAGCTGGACGAGTACGAGTTCCAGATGCTGTACGGCATCCGCAGCGACGAGCACGTGCGGCTCGCCGCCGAGGGCCACCGCATGCGCGTCTACACCGCGTATGGCACCGACTGGTACGGCTACTTCATGCGGCGCCTCGCGGAGAAGCCGGCCAACCTGCTCTTCTTCGCCCGCTCGATCCTGACCAAGGGCTGA
- the pruA gene encoding L-glutamate gamma-semialdehyde dehydrogenase: MDAVTQVPTPVNEPVHGYAPGSPERARLEAKLKELAENPIDLPMTIGGEKRMGGGDRFDVVQPHNHKARIGTYANATQQDAQDAVDAALAAAPAWRAMAFDDRAAIILRAAELLAGPWRETLAASTMLGQSKTAQQAEIDTPCELVDFWRFNVHYARQILAEQPPANSPGVWNRMDHRPLEGFVYAITPFNFTAIAGNLPTAPALMGNVVVWKPSPTQTHAAVLLMQLLEEAGLPKGVINLVTGDGIEVSKVALEHRDLAGIHFTGSTKTFQYLWKTVGNNIEKYRSYPRLVGETGGKDFVVAHPSADRAVLKTALTRGSFEYQGQKCSASSRAYVPASIWNSGFKEEFAAEVDYLTMGDVTDLSNFIGAVIDERSFAKNKAAIDRAKADPTCTIVAGGTYDDSVGYFVRPTVVECSDPENEVFTTEYFGPFLAVHVYEDDKYDEMLTQMESASDYALTGAVISGDRAAAAYTMEKLRYAAGNFYINDKSTGAVVGQQPFGGGRASGTNDKAGAPQNLMRWTLTRAIKETLVPPTDYGYPHMG, encoded by the coding sequence ATGGACGCTGTGACCCAGGTCCCCACCCCCGTCAACGAGCCGGTGCACGGCTACGCGCCCGGCTCGCCCGAGCGCGCCCGCCTGGAGGCCAAGCTCAAGGAGCTGGCCGAGAACCCGATCGACCTGCCGATGACCATCGGCGGCGAGAAGCGCATGGGCGGCGGCGACCGTTTCGACGTCGTGCAGCCGCACAACCACAAGGCGCGCATCGGCACCTACGCCAACGCCACGCAGCAGGACGCGCAGGACGCGGTGGACGCGGCCCTCGCCGCCGCTCCCGCCTGGCGCGCGATGGCCTTCGACGACCGCGCCGCGATCATCCTGCGCGCCGCCGAGCTGCTGGCCGGTCCCTGGCGCGAGACGCTGGCCGCCTCCACCATGCTCGGCCAGTCGAAGACCGCCCAGCAGGCCGAGATCGACACTCCCTGCGAGCTCGTCGACTTCTGGCGCTTCAACGTCCACTACGCCCGCCAGATCCTCGCCGAGCAGCCGCCGGCGAACTCCCCGGGCGTGTGGAACCGCATGGACCACCGCCCCCTTGAGGGCTTCGTCTACGCGATCACGCCCTTCAACTTCACGGCGATCGCCGGCAACCTGCCCACCGCCCCGGCGCTCATGGGCAACGTCGTCGTGTGGAAGCCGTCCCCGACGCAGACCCACGCCGCCGTGCTGCTGATGCAGCTCCTGGAGGAGGCGGGCCTGCCCAAGGGCGTCATCAACCTCGTCACCGGTGACGGCATCGAGGTCTCCAAGGTCGCCCTGGAGCACCGCGACCTCGCCGGCATCCACTTCACCGGCTCGACCAAGACCTTCCAGTACTTGTGGAAGACGGTCGGCAACAACATCGAGAAGTACCGCTCGTACCCGCGTCTGGTCGGTGAGACCGGCGGCAAGGACTTCGTCGTCGCCCACCCCTCGGCCGACCGCGCGGTCCTCAAGACCGCCCTGACCCGCGGTTCCTTCGAGTACCAGGGCCAGAAGTGCTCGGCGAGCTCGCGTGCCTACGTCCCGGCCTCCATCTGGAACTCCGGTTTCAAGGAGGAGTTCGCCGCCGAGGTGGACTACCTGACCATGGGTGACGTCACCGACCTGTCGAACTTCATCGGCGCGGTCATCGACGAGCGGTCCTTCGCCAAGAACAAGGCGGCCATCGACCGCGCGAAGGCCGACCCGACCTGCACGATCGTCGCGGGCGGCACGTACGACGACTCCGTCGGCTACTTCGTGCGCCCGACCGTCGTCGAGTGCTCGGACCCGGAGAACGAGGTCTTCACGACCGAGTACTTCGGCCCCTTCCTCGCCGTGCACGTCTACGAGGACGACAAGTACGACGAGATGCTGACCCAGATGGAGTCGGCGTCCGACTACGCGCTCACCGGCGCGGTCATCTCCGGCGACCGCGCGGCGGCCGCGTACACGATGGAGAAGCTCCGCTACGCGGCGGGCAACTTCTACATCAACGACAAGTCGACCGGCGCCGTCGTCGGCCAGCAGCCCTTCGGCGGCGGCCGCGCCTCCGGCACCAACGACAAGGCCGGCGCCCCGCAGAACCTGATGCGCTGGACGCTGACCCGCGCCATCAAGGAGACGCTGGTCCCGCCGACCGACTACGGCTACCCGCACATGGGCTGA
- a CDS encoding alpha/beta hydrolase yields the protein MGSHPVHHRAVTVDGHRIAYREAGPADAPALLLLHGFPTSSHMFRDLLPLLADRYHLIAPDHLGFGRSDAPAAGAFPYTFDRLAEITGEFTEHLGLKEYALYIQDYGAPIGLRLALAHPERVTAIITQNGNAYEEGLGADAWAPVLALIAERTPETEAPVRAISGPDGIRWQYLTGVADPSLVSPDAYEHDAALMARPGQAEIQLDLISDYGSNFALYPAFQEYFRTSRVPLLAVWGAGDEIFVPEGALAFRRDLPDAEIHLLPTGHFALETHAHQAAGLIRDFLGRHV from the coding sequence ATGGGAAGTCACCCGGTCCACCACCGCGCCGTCACCGTCGACGGCCACCGGATCGCCTACCGCGAGGCGGGCCCCGCGGACGCTCCCGCGCTGCTCCTGCTGCACGGCTTCCCGACCAGCTCGCACATGTTCCGGGACCTGCTGCCGCTGCTGGCCGACCGCTACCACCTGATCGCCCCCGACCATCTCGGCTTCGGCCGCTCGGACGCCCCGGCGGCCGGCGCCTTCCCGTACACCTTCGACCGGCTGGCCGAGATCACCGGAGAGTTCACGGAGCACCTCGGCCTCAAGGAGTACGCGCTCTACATCCAGGACTACGGCGCCCCGATCGGCCTCAGGCTGGCGCTCGCGCACCCCGAGCGGGTGACCGCGATCATCACGCAGAACGGCAACGCGTACGAGGAGGGGCTGGGCGCGGACGCCTGGGCTCCGGTGCTGGCGCTGATCGCGGAGCGCACCCCCGAAACGGAGGCGCCGGTCCGGGCGATCAGCGGCCCGGACGGGATCAGGTGGCAGTACCTGACCGGCGTGGCGGACCCGAGCCTGGTCAGCCCCGACGCCTACGAGCACGACGCGGCCCTGATGGCCCGCCCCGGCCAGGCGGAGATCCAGCTCGACCTGATCTCCGACTACGGCTCCAACTTCGCGCTCTACCCCGCGTTCCAGGAGTACTTCCGCACCAGCAGGGTGCCGCTCCTCGCGGTCTGGGGCGCGGGCGACGAGATCTTCGTCCCCGAGGGCGCCCTCGCCTTCCGCAGGGACCTTCCGGACGCCGAGATCCATCTGCTCCCCACGGGGCACTTCGCCCTGGAGACCCACGCGCACCAGGCGGCCGGGCTGATCCGGGACTTCCTGGGCCGGCACGTGTGA
- a CDS encoding GNAT family N-acetyltransferase yields MATRLRIAHTADLEPAELRAARALLEDAFDGDFRDEDWDHALGGLHVLVHDGRGIAAHGSVIQRRVLHRGRSLRAGFVEAVGVRADVRRAGLGGRVMAELERIIEGAYGLGALSASEEGAALYAARGWRLWPGHVCVLTPEGTVRLRDEEGTTFVRPGIARDPLDPAHALVFDWREGDVL; encoded by the coding sequence ATGGCCACCCGACTGCGGATCGCCCATACGGCGGATCTCGAACCCGCCGAACTCCGCGCCGCCCGCGCCCTGTTGGAGGACGCCTTCGACGGGGACTTCCGGGACGAGGACTGGGACCACGCGCTCGGCGGACTGCACGTCCTGGTCCACGACGGCCGGGGCATCGCGGCGCACGGCTCGGTGATCCAGCGGCGCGTCCTGCACCGCGGCCGCTCGCTGCGGGCCGGATTCGTGGAGGCGGTCGGCGTACGCGCCGACGTCCGCCGCGCGGGGCTCGGCGGACGGGTGATGGCCGAGCTGGAACGGATCATCGAGGGCGCCTACGGGCTCGGCGCGCTCTCCGCCAGCGAGGAGGGCGCCGCCCTCTACGCGGCGCGGGGCTGGCGGCTGTGGCCGGGCCACGTCTGTGTGCTCACGCCGGAGGGAACCGTCCGCCTCCGCGACGAGGAGGGCACCACCTTCGTCCGTCCCGGCATCGCCCGTGACCCCCTCGACCCGGCGCACGCGCTGGTCTTCGACTGGCGCGAGGGCGACGTGCTCTGA
- a CDS encoding metallophosphoesterase family protein, with translation MTAPSTGTSPEPPVPDVGIPYELARDMSMAEQYEYLRTRLTRRRALVAASAFAGGGLLAGCAQGTRAPARAASGSSPNPATGRVPGSAVAPFGRHLAFGADPRTQMRISWQVPFAVKRPYIRVGPAPWALSRRIEAEVRALHTPGLAGQRAALDQYYLHAALDGLRPGTTYYYGVGHEGFDPASKERHSTIGHFRTAPAHPEKFVFTAFGDQGVTPDALANDKVLLGRGPAFHLHAGDICYADGVGLGQTSDVYDPAAWDLFLKQTETVARTVPWMVTTGNHDMEAWYSPNGYGGQSARWTLPSNGFDPRNAPGAYSFVYGNVGVVALDANDVSYEIPANKGYSQGRQTAWLDKRLGELRRQVDFVVVFFHHCAYSTSTHASDGGVRDAWVPLFAKHQVDLVINGHNHVYERTDAIKGGAVGRQVPVGASTDPTRDGIVYVTAGGAGKSLYRFPVGVKDSYEGRVTRREAVETFHWTKSKQQKPDTVEWSRVRYTGFSFLSVEAQAGPSPVLKVSALAQSGERIDHFEVRRGA, from the coding sequence ATGACCGCTCCCTCCACGGGGACCTCCCCCGAGCCTCCCGTCCCCGACGTCGGCATCCCGTACGAGCTCGCACGCGACATGAGCATGGCGGAGCAGTACGAGTACCTGAGGACGAGACTCACGCGGCGGCGGGCCCTCGTCGCGGCGAGCGCCTTCGCGGGCGGCGGCCTGCTGGCCGGCTGCGCCCAGGGCACCAGGGCCCCGGCCCGGGCGGCGTCCGGCTCCTCGCCGAACCCGGCCACCGGCAGGGTGCCCGGCTCGGCCGTCGCCCCGTTCGGCCGCCACCTCGCCTTCGGCGCCGACCCCAGGACGCAGATGCGGATCTCCTGGCAGGTGCCATTCGCGGTCAAGCGGCCCTACATCCGGGTGGGCCCCGCACCCTGGGCGCTGAGCCGGAGGATCGAGGCCGAGGTCCGCGCCCTGCACACCCCCGGCCTCGCCGGACAGCGGGCGGCCCTCGACCAGTACTACCTGCACGCGGCGCTCGACGGGCTGCGCCCCGGGACGACGTACTACTACGGCGTCGGCCACGAGGGCTTCGATCCCGCGAGCAAGGAGCGGCACTCCACGATCGGCCACTTCCGCACCGCGCCCGCGCATCCGGAGAAGTTCGTGTTCACCGCGTTCGGCGACCAGGGCGTCACCCCGGACGCGCTCGCCAACGACAAGGTGCTCCTCGGCCGCGGGCCCGCCTTCCATCTGCACGCGGGCGACATCTGCTACGCGGACGGGGTCGGGCTCGGCCAGACCTCGGACGTCTACGACCCGGCCGCCTGGGACCTGTTCCTGAAGCAGACCGAGACGGTGGCGCGGACGGTGCCGTGGATGGTGACGACCGGCAACCACGACATGGAGGCCTGGTACTCGCCCAACGGCTACGGCGGCCAGTCGGCACGCTGGACGCTCCCGAGCAACGGCTTCGACCCCCGCAACGCGCCGGGCGCCTACTCGTTCGTCTACGGCAACGTCGGCGTCGTCGCCCTGGACGCCAACGACGTGTCGTACGAGATCCCCGCCAACAAGGGCTACTCGCAGGGCAGGCAGACGGCCTGGCTCGACAAGCGGCTCGGGGAGCTGCGCCGCCAGGTGGACTTCGTGGTCGTCTTCTTCCACCACTGCGCCTACTCGACCTCGACGCACGCCTCCGACGGAGGGGTGCGCGACGCCTGGGTGCCGCTGTTCGCCAAGCACCAGGTGGACCTGGTGATCAACGGACACAACCACGTGTACGAGCGCACGGACGCCATCAAGGGCGGCGCCGTGGGCCGGCAGGTGCCGGTGGGCGCCTCGACCGATCCGACCCGGGACGGGATCGTGTACGTCACGGCGGGCGGCGCGGGCAAGAGCCTCTACCGCTTCCCCGTCGGGGTCAAGGACAGCTACGAGGGCAGGGTCACGCGCCGCGAGGCCGTCGAGACCTTCCACTGGACGAAGTCGAAGCAGCAGAAGCCGGACACCGTGGAGTGGTCCAGGGTGCGGTACACCGGCTTCTCGTTCCTCTCGGTGGAGGCGCAGGCCGGCCCCTCCCCCGTGCTCAAGGTGTCGGCACTGGCCCAGAGCGGCGAGCGCATCGACCACTTCGAGGTGAGGCGCGGAGCCTGA
- a CDS encoding 3-isopropylmalate dehydrogenase, with amino-acid sequence MSRSIDLAVIPGDGIGQEVVAQGLKVLSAVLPQDVKLETKEFDFGARRYHATGETLTDADLDALKGHDAILLGAIGDPSVPSGVLERGFLLKLRFAFDHHVNLRPSKLLPGVATPLAGQPEIDFVVVREGTEGPYTGNGGTIRKGTEHEVATEVSVNTAFGVERVVRDAFARAQARPRKKLTLVHKNNVLTFAGHLWTNVFNKVAAEFPEVTTDYIHVDAATIFLVTQPERFDVIVTDNLFGDIITDLAAAVSGGIGVAASGNINPSGEFPSMFEPVHGSAPDIAGQGKADPSATVLSVALLLRHLGYEAEAARIEEAVSADLAERVGKPARSTEEIGDALALRVAG; translated from the coding sequence ATGTCTCGCAGCATCGATCTCGCAGTGATCCCCGGTGACGGCATCGGCCAGGAAGTCGTGGCCCAGGGGCTCAAAGTCCTCTCCGCCGTCCTCCCGCAGGACGTGAAGCTGGAGACCAAGGAGTTCGACTTCGGCGCCCGGCGCTACCACGCCACCGGTGAGACCCTCACCGACGCCGATCTCGACGCCCTGAAGGGGCACGACGCCATCCTGCTCGGCGCGATCGGCGACCCCTCGGTCCCGTCCGGTGTCCTGGAGCGCGGCTTCCTGCTCAAGCTCCGCTTCGCGTTCGACCACCACGTCAACCTGCGTCCCTCGAAGCTCCTGCCCGGCGTCGCCACCCCGCTCGCCGGCCAGCCCGAGATCGACTTCGTCGTGGTCCGCGAGGGCACCGAGGGCCCGTACACCGGCAACGGCGGCACCATCCGCAAGGGCACCGAGCACGAGGTCGCCACCGAGGTCTCCGTCAACACGGCCTTCGGCGTCGAGCGGGTCGTCCGTGACGCCTTCGCCCGTGCGCAGGCCCGCCCGCGCAAGAAGCTGACGCTGGTCCACAAGAACAACGTGCTCACCTTCGCGGGGCACCTGTGGACGAACGTCTTCAACAAGGTGGCGGCGGAGTTCCCCGAGGTCACCACCGACTACATCCACGTGGACGCGGCGACGATCTTCCTCGTCACCCAGCCCGAGCGTTTCGACGTGATCGTCACCGACAACCTCTTCGGCGACATCATCACCGACCTCGCCGCGGCCGTCTCCGGCGGCATCGGCGTCGCCGCCTCCGGCAACATCAACCCGAGCGGCGAGTTCCCCTCGATGTTCGAGCCCGTGCACGGCTCTGCGCCCGACATCGCGGGCCAGGGCAAGGCCGACCCCAGCGCCACCGTGCTGTCCGTCGCCCTGCTGCTGCGCCACCTCGGCTACGAGGCCGAGGCCGCCCGGATCGAGGAGGCCGTCTCCGCCGACCTCGCCGAGCGCGTCGGCAAGCCCGCCCGCAGCACCGAGGAGATCGGCGACGCGCTCGCCCTGCGCGTAGCCGGCTGA